In the genome of Scatophagus argus isolate fScaArg1 chromosome 20, fScaArg1.pri, whole genome shotgun sequence, the window AACCCACCTCTACTTCATTGAGTAATAATCCACGAGTACACAGTATTTACCAAACCCGCTGTGTAAGGCTAAGTAATCAAGTAGCAGACTTATCATCTATCAAAGCAGTGTAAATAATTACCTCTGGACGTCTCGCTGTGGACAGAGTTTTGTTTAGGAGGAGTGGCGGTGGTGTGGGTCATACCTCGCATTCTCGGGAGCCTGAGATTGTATAGGTGCAGGGTCCGGTCCCATTGACAAGCACATCCATGGCCTCAGAACTGGTGGGCTTGTAGTCCACATAGTACTCCTGCAGTGGAGAGCTCAGGGTGCGCTCCGTCTCTCTAGCTTTCTTGCGACGTTTGCGGGCTGCTGCCGAATGCTCTTGCAGCTGCTTGACACTACTGGGATAACGCTTCCAAGACACGTAGATTACCAACAGGATCATTGCAACAGATAGAAAAAGGGCAACACTTCCAGCCACAATCTTATGGAAGGACACAGGCTCCAAGTCTTGCTCTGGAGGAAGTGCCACAGGTGGAGTAACAGCTGATGAAGTGGGGCCTCTGTTAgatccctctcctctctttccagAACCAGTAGGTGAAGCCAGAATGGCTGGGTGACGTTCGGTCTGTACAGGGACACTGGATGGGGTTGGAGGAATACTCACAGTGAGAGTTGTCGCTTGAATTGATTGACAAACACCAAATGCTTCGACAGCATCCATCACTTTCTCCCCCTGGGCTTTCTTGGGGGAGGCGCAGATCATGGTGGTTTCCTTTGCCCCTCTGAAGTTTCTCAGCCAGGCCACCAGAGGACAGATGGCAGGGCCACAGTCCCATACATTCCCAGCCAAACTAATAGTAGTCAAGGAGATCCAGGCATCAACAACCTCCTGGGAGACATTGGTCAGCTTGTTGGAGTCCAGATTGAGGGTTTGTAGGTTGGGTAGGCATTGATAAACTACAGCGTCCACTTCTGTTAGTTCATTCCCAGACAGATCCAATTTCTGGATGGAGGCCCAGGTCCACGTCAAACCCTGGTTCATTGAGCGAATGCGATTCCACTGCAGGTAAAGTGCCCGCAGATTGTAGAGGCGGGGAAAGTGAGAGAAATTGATTTTTGAGAATTGGTTATGCTCCAGATGCAGCTCAGTGAGCTTGACTAGGCCTGAAAATGCGTTCCGAGTGATACTGCGCAGGCGGTTATAACCTAGATCCAAGAATTCAAGATTTCTGCAATCTTGGAACAGACGCACTGGGATGATTTTTAATGAGTTTGAGCGTATGTGAAGGCTCAAAAGCTTCCGTAGGCCCTGGAATTGCCCAGGCTGCAAGGCTTGCAGTTTGTTGTATGACAGGTCCAGGTTACGCAAATTAGGAACAGGGTGGAATGTGGTGTTATGGAGCGCTGTGATCTTGTTGGAACTCAGTATCAGCTCTTTGAGCCTGCGGACCCCCTGAAAGGCCATTGCATCCACAGAAGCAATGTAATTGTGGTCCAAGTAGAGCCAGATAAGGTGGTTGAGGCCTACAAACTGGCCTGCACGAAGACTAGCGAGGCTGTTGTACCGTAAAGACAGCCCTTCACAGCCTCCTGAGAGGTTCTTGGGGACATCACGAAAGGCGCTTGATTCACAGTAGACAATTTTTCCATCACAGCGACAGCTCTTTGGGCATGGCCGTTCACTCAAAGAAGGATATGCCGCTAGCCACACCTGCATTAGGAGTTGGACAACTAGCCAGCGATGCCTTAGAGCAGAGCCTGTAGGAaagagaacaggaggagaaaaaggagaaaaaaagttaGGCACAAGTTTATTCTATATATGAAGTGAGATGATATATTTACCCAACACCAGACTTACTGCTTAAGATAATATGAGACCCAGCAATCTCACGAGTTGTGCTTGCATCTGAGCAGGTATCTTGAAGCAAGCACCAAATATCttctgatttaaatgtttttgaaataataCTCCTTTTGCAAGTCATCAGTCAGGCTCACTCattattcagattcagattcagactcATATTTCTCTGGTTATTTACTATCTTGCTTCATTCACCTGACATGCAAGGTCCCTTGCATTTGTCTGCGTCCAAAGATGTCCGACTTATCTATAAATGTTATATCCTTCCAGATTTCCAGATACAGttccatttttttccatatCTTGGAAACTCCCTGCTTCAGCTCAAGTTACTGCAATGTTTTAATTCATCCCTTTGATTTTCCGTCATACATTATTGCATACACTAATACACTGTAGATATTTCTTGAAACACTCGCAGACAAATTTCTATGTAGGTTATAGCAAAGGATGAGCTGCCAAATAAAGGTATGTTCTTTCTTAGCGTCAACAGATGGAACCCAAAGTGTACCTCATAGGCTTACCTTTTGTTATTAGATTCAAGCCTGAAAAAACCTCTATAAATGAATGATCCTGCAAATGTATTCCCCATGTTTTTGACATACATTCTGATATTTCCTGAACAGACTGTGCATTTCCTTTTCACAAATCAGAATACAGAGGAcaaatgacagttttttttaaaaaaaaatgatataaaacagtGGCAATAATATTATCAGGTGTACAGACTTGTTTAAAACTTCAGATGTTCAGGAAAGTGGGAATAGGAAGAACaatgctgttttgctttttatattAAAGCTGCAGCTAAGATTGGTGATGTAGAAAAGTAACTTGGACAGTTACTCCCCTTTTTGGGGCTGGGGGGGTTGGATGGGAGAGCTCTACCAGGGTCGAATGCATGGAATACAAGTGATTGTGCATTGCAGATTTTAACAAATGCCTACCTTTGCACACTTTACAGATCACCTTGGCTGGATTTTCTGCATTGAATGTTAAATGCTGCCAGCACCACTTGTGCAATATTTGCTCTATGAGTAGGCTCAGCACGATTCTCATCTATTACCCCATGATAGAAAATGGGTTAAAGTCAGAGGGGCATAAAAAGAGTGGTCAAACAACGCTGTTAAGTATGGAGGTAACCTAACTGGTCAGTTAGACGTTGACAACAGAGCTGCAGATCTTGCTGCCTGTAAAAGGTTGCTTAGCAGGCTATGCAAATAGTAAAAAAGTAACTTTGATGCAACACAAATAATCACAGAAATGgtacacaaatatatacactgCCAATGATAGGCTATAGGCTAAGTTACAGCGCTAATAGGTAAACACTTGCCTACTCTCCTCCAAGTGCAATATCTTTTCAGTCAGCGCTCTCTCCCCTTTGTTCACCTGTTGTCTTCCTGTCACATCAGCACCAAAGCAGGCAGAGCATAAATACCCACTGTTCTGTCTTATGAGGAGCTATTTTGAGCTATTTTGTGCTATTTGATATGTCctcaaatcatttttattaaaaatatgcGCACAAAATAAATACGCTTGATGTAGTATTTAATGTTCCTTGCTTTGATCAATTGACACTTTTGTGTGGTCATTGGCTAGAATTATTCCCAGCTTTATATTAATcccccaaaaaacattttatatttgattattaaaaaaagTTCAGATTGCCTGGATACATTGCCCCAAATTACATGGTTTTAGCTGTTTGGACTGATGTCTGATGTGCACTGTATGTTTACAATGAATACACACTGACAACCAATGTTGAAGCAAATCCACTTGCAATTTACTCAATCGtatctttaaatgtatttgtattcagTCATCCCATAAGCCATCATTCCACCAATGGCAGAAGCAGATAAAGTCATGAAAGGCAGTCTGTACAGAGCAAATTAACATTCAAGAGCTGATGGTTGTGTATACAATCCCGGCGGCGTTTCAATTTAGACTCCAGCCATCTCATGTTTAACGAAACCAAAGCAGTACAGGACCAGCATGAATCATCAGTTCTGCTTCctacagattaaaaaaaaaacaaaaaacaaataaacaaaaaactattgGATTGCAcatctcatctctgcttgaAAAAATCTGAATTCCAAATCTGGCATGTCCTTTCTGTGGATAATTACTTTATGCATAAGGTACATTGCTTAATTTTTGGGGGCTGATGCTGAGTTTCAAATACTGTATGAAAAGTGAAGAGAAGTGGTCAGTAGCCTCCCATGATATCACTCCTTGTTCTGAGGTGAGACAGAGTTGTTTCCATTAAAATCGTTCCCCTTTACAGAGCCACTAATGATCTGTCATTAAGATACATTGATTTCCCCTTGAGGAGGTGGgatggtgtgtgtatgtgtgaaagtgtgttgGTGGGGGGGGTCACTACTTATGTGTGTTTCCCATCGCAATATAATCAAGTATGGACTTTATTACCATTATCACAGCGAAATAAGATTAATATGTCAGGATATAAGTAGTCCATAGCTTAATTACCTTTCTAAATGTATGACTGTGCTGAATTCACCAACTTATTAAAATTAATGTGTTATATGCAGAAGAACTTGAGTTAAATTTCAGTTTCCAatattttctgtaatatttGCAGGATTTGTCAGAAATAATTCCCTGACATAGAGTGGCTGAGAGGCATCATACAGCATATGCTATCTAACATAGCCATTTCACTCCTTGCCAAGCATCTGCTGATCCCATATGggtattgtatgtgtgtgtgtttgtacacgtctaagagtgtgagtgagagagagacacgtttactgtttgttttcagaggaaTCTTTCATCATTCCTTACAGATGGAGGGAACCATGGAACTGTACAGATAATTTGTGCTGGCTATTGATTATACCAGCAGATACATCAatcatgtttcttcattttggATGCTACAATTGTAATACTCTCACATAAATAttgcagagagaaagatggtgaTCACACAATGCAATATTTCTGAGTGCagcctctttgtttttcacaggtttTCTGAACGTAACTTTAACTAATTTGCTGAAAACGCTGTGCCTCAAAGGCTCACagtaaaaaaatcaaataaaataaaaaaggcagagacagcagaggaataCTGACATAGAACAATGCCCATGAGTAATGTTCCATGTGCATTTAAAGCAATTttaagaaacaacatttttgacTGGGGAACAGATTGTGTGGGTTGTTAAACatgaatgcatgtttttttacatttttttttgtcagacatGTATCCCAGGAGGATGTAGGAACAACACccctttgcttttatttcccTTGTGCATAATAGGCTTGCTTTATTAGAAGTGATTCTGCCATCTCTTTCAGATTGAGCCTGCCTCACAAGACACTTCTCTCCTCTTACTGACACTGTATGTGGTTTAATGAGCACTCTGTGTGCTAATGCCTCTGTAAGGCATTGCCTTCCCCACTACTCCTCTAATCTTATTCACAAAGGAGCACAAGTCACCCTGTGAGGTGTCACTCATGGGGCTTGTGTCTCTATTACCTCTTACTTGATGCACCTCTCACCATTACTGTTCTTATGCCGTATCTACTTAGATGAACAATTTCTCCTtcatttaatttagtctttattGAAAATCTGCTAGTTATGCATGTCCTTGAACTCTGCAGCCACCAGGATGTTTCCATAATGTAAAGTCTATTTTTATGCATATGGTCAAAAAAATCCTTTCATTTTCCTTGTTAATTTCCATTGTCACTCCTCAgctgtctttctttctatctttctttcttgccaGCTTTCACATCCAACTTTGAGGATGAAcatgtttctttccttttagtGTTCAGTATGATAGTGTATCAATACAAGgttcttatttttctctctcaccctctgcatttAACTGTCTAAATCTAATATGGCTGGGTAGGTCAAAGCTAAAGTTTGTCTAAAGGCATGTGCGTAATGCTCAGTTATACAGCAGACAGCCCTGCTGTCCTCAGCACGAGAAGATAGCTATTTCTGCCTCTCAACCCTAACACATAGAGAGAGTAAGTGCACTTTACTGCTGAcctaaaataaaaccaaatgtaGCTTAATAACTTGGCAAATGGACTCGCTAACTGGTGCACTTTGAGTGCACACAAGTGGCTCATTGCTATTTGCTGCCTGTCATTGACAAAATGCTACCAGCCTCAGCCTTGACTGCACATAGAGACTGGACAGCAGCCGGACACATGGGGAAGGACGTCCCCATACCAGCCAAAGCCATCCTATTAGTCTCCAATTATCTTTGAGATGATAGCAAGGCCTGCCAAGTTAGACCCATTTTAGCAATAGTGAAAAACATCATGTCCTGGTGTGCCCATCTCATATTTGTAGCACTGATTAGGAAGAATGTAGTAAAAGTACCCCAGGGAATACTGTCGTAAgaactgtgcacacacaaacacacacacacacacacacatatatatatatatatatatatatatatatacacacatataaaaattTAGACAAGAGCCAAAAGCAATACCCCTTGTCTAATTCTTGATTTCCCTTGGTGGCAACAGTTCCATGCAGGTGGGGTGATGGAGAATGAGAATAACTAATCACTCTTCACCCTACACTGTGGTAAGTCTCTGGCCCAGAGATCAGTGTAGAACTTTTCATTATAGTTAGTGTCAGAACATGTCTTATTAATAACTCTGCCAAATTtgtgaaattgaaatttttGGAGATACAATCTTAAAGGATAGATGTTAAAGTAGATAATTTGGGAAACAGCAGTTTATCATTATTTCTAAATGACACATTGCTAATGGAAATTCTTTCTTTAGGTATTTGAGTGCAATACAAATGGGTGGTAACCCCATCCATACTGTACAGTCCATGGTTGTGCTTTCTTATTTCTACCATGTCGCCTTAGATATCCAGAAAAAGACCAGGATCCTGATCTAGTTGACCCAGTGTTTGTTAGCAGCCAGCAGAGCCCTGACAAAAGCATGCAAAACAccacaacaacaccaacaccagTATGTCTGAAATTACAAAGAACCCATATTGTTTGAGTTGGGTGATCTTTAAGAGGGCCACATTTGAGACTTAAATCTTGAGCGGTAGAACAATTTTCTCAGTGCAAGGATATTTTGACCTCTCCACACTTCTTTGCAGAATTGTTTGAGGGTAAAGTTTAGAATGAGGTTTAGGTCAAAAAAAGGGTAAGGGTTAAGGTCATTTAGGTTATGGAATAAGAAATGAATTATGTCATTGAGTGTCCTCACAAGTATAAAGGTATAAACATATGGCATTGCCAATGTACCTGTGTAgcacattgttttctgtttaagttCTTCTGTTCATCAGATGTTCTGCGAGGCATCCTCTTAACATACAGGACTGAGCTACAATTAACTCAAATGCTGTCTGTAATTTCCTacatatttcacattattattttatttcagttttagcTCTCTGTGACAGGGACCACTGTCTAACATTGCACGTACACTGCACATACAGTGTTACCAGCGAACCTTTCCATGATGTACTCAGCCTGTAACTCAATGCATTCAGCCCCTACAAACCTGAACAAAGTATGCAAACAGTGTAGATAATGGATACTGGATGCCAAGTGCTTCACAAGCTATTGATTGTTGTCTTTCAAAATAAGCAAATGTAAATAACAAATGCCAAGGTATTGCCCTCAACGGGCTTGTTGATTCCCCCCTTCACCTGTATCACCTGACATTTCAACAATACTGCCTGTTTGATGCTGTAGAAGGTCATTTGTTGCCTATACTGCACAACTGTTAAGTCACAGATAAACCAGCGGTATAATACtggttttaattttaacaaagtAACATTGCTGACAGATGGTCATACTTTTTTTCCATagcaaaaatatgtttcagaTCTAGGAAATGTGTATGAAATATGTACATTTGAGGTCTCTAAATTTATCTAACAACCCTGCGACTGAATATTGAGCTTTGGCTTTTTATTATCCCTACcttattgttttctttctgcaaaGCAGATCTCTAATGATATGGTCCATGAAACATAAGTGTGTTGCATGCTGGTAATGAAGAGCATCACAGTCAGATACACTGGTGGATAACTGAGACTACAGTGCTATGTAATCTTCAAATAATTGTAGGCAACAGCATGATGCTACATGGTTGACAAAAGTTGCAATTCCGGACTGGTTTGTGCACCTTGGACACAATGGTGTTTGTGCACCTGCACATGTGTCTCAGTCAAAATCACTGCACCTCATGTGTGCACGGTTTTCTGACATGCCCTGATTTAAAATTAAGACACAGGCTATTAAAGCACACTTCTTTGACTATGGTTGCTTTGCAGTACGCATAAATTGCGCCTGAGCTCCTACAGTCTGTACTGTATGGCTTTGTGTGCCGTTGTAGCT includes:
- the LOC124051632 gene encoding leucine-rich repeat transmembrane neuronal protein 4 is translated as MGSALRHRWLVVQLLMQVWLAAYPSLSERPCPKSCRCDGKIVYCESSAFRDVPKNLSGGCEGLSLRYNSLASLRAGQFVGLNHLIWLYLDHNYIASVDAMAFQGVRRLKELILSSNKITALHNTTFHPVPNLRNLDLSYNKLQALQPGQFQGLRKLLSLHIRSNSLKIIPVRLFQDCRNLEFLDLGYNRLRSITRNAFSGLVKLTELHLEHNQFSKINFSHFPRLYNLRALYLQWNRIRSMNQGLTWTWASIQKLDLSGNELTEVDAVVYQCLPNLQTLNLDSNKLTNVSQEVVDAWISLTTISLAGNVWDCGPAICPLVAWLRNFRGAKETTMICASPKKAQGEKVMDAVEAFGVCQSIQATTLTVSIPPTPSSVPVQTERHPAILASPTGSGKRGEGSNRGPTSSAVTPPVALPPEQDLEPVSFHKIVAGSVALFLSVAMILLVIYVSWKRYPSSVKQLQEHSAAARKRRKKARETERTLSSPLQEYYVDYKPTSSEAMDVLVNGTGPCTYTISGSRECEVPHQLGALTFYRYEQPIVDYCQAHQPLRLNMGYEGPPQGLEGLEDLGPCERGTIQTVPLPTVPTAASIGAPVPGPRSPPAPLRPPTEGPSSGPFPPAERTGTLKFGR